The following coding sequences lie in one Rhea pennata isolate bPtePen1 chromosome 10, bPtePen1.pri, whole genome shotgun sequence genomic window:
- the CLK3 gene encoding dual specificity protein kinase CLK3, protein MHHCKRYRSPEQETYLGHRWKRKRSHSRDYDGRLRYPPRRDFARRSRSRSHDRMPYHRRYRDRRDSDTYRFEDRSPSFGEDYYSTRARNWRRSRGREQHRAKKHQHHCRKRRTRSCSSASSRSQQSSKRSRSVEDDKEGHLVCRIGDWLQERYEIVGSLGEGTFGKVVECVDHARGKSQVALKIIKNVGKYREAARLEINVLKKIKEKDKENKFLCVLMSDWFNFHGHMCIAFELLGKNTFEFLKENNFQPYPLPQIRHMAYQLCHALRFLHDNQLTHTDLKPENILFVNSDFDTLYNEKKSCEEKSIRNTSIRVADFGSATFDHEHHTTIVATRHYRPPEVILELGWAQPCDVWSTGCILFEYYRGFTLFQTHENREHLVMMEKILGPIPSHMIHKTRKQKYFHNGNLVWDENTSDGRYVQQNCKPLRTYMLHDSLEHAQLFDLMRRMLEFDPSQRITFSEALLHPFFAGLSAEERMLCGRSASRDLSR, encoded by the exons CCATGACAGGATGCCTTACCACAGGAGATACAGAGACAGGCGGGACAGCGACACCTACAGATTTGAAGACCGAAGCCCGTCTTTCGGAGAGGACTATTACTCGACCCGCGCACGGAACTGGCGGCGGTCcagaggcagagagcagcacCGCGCGAAGAAGCATCAGCATCACTGCCGGAAACGCAGGACCAGGTCTTGTAGCAGTGCCTCCTCG AGAAGCCAACAGAGCAGTAAGCGCAGCAGGAGCGTGGAAGATGACAAAGAAGGCCACCTGGTGTGCAGGATCGGCGATTGGCTCCAAGAGCGAT ATGAAATTGTCGGCAGCCTTGGTGAAGGCACTTTTGGCAAAGTTGTGGAGTGTGTGGACCATGCCAG AGGCAAATCTCAGGTGGCActgaaaatcataaaaaatgtTGGAAAGTACCGAGAAGCAGCGAGGCTGGAAATCAATGTcctgaagaaaatcaaagagaagGACAAGGAGAACAAATT cttgTGTGTCCTGATGTCAGATTGGTTCAACTTCCATGGCCACATGTGCATTGCCTTCGAGCTTCTAGGCAAGAACACTTTTGAGTTCCTGAAGGAGAATAACTTCCAGCCATACCCTCTCCCTCAGATTCGGCACATGGCCTACCAGCTCTGCCATGCCTTGAGAT TTTTACATGACAACCAGCTGACTCACACTGACCTCAAGCCAGAAAACATCTTGTTTGTCAACTCAGATTTTGACACGTTGTACAACGAGAAAAAG agctgcgAGGAGAAATCTATTAGGAACACAAGCATCCGTGTGGCAGACTTTGGAAGTGCTACTTTCGATCACGAGCACCACACCACTATTGTGGCTACCCGGCACTACCGTCCACCAGAAGTCATCCTTG agctgggctgggcacagCCATGTGATGTCTGGAGTACCGGCTGCATTTTGTTTGAGTATTACCGTGGCTTCACGCTCTTTCAG actCATGAGAACCGTGAACATCTTGTCATGATGGAAAAAATCCTTGGGCCAATTCCATCTCACATGATTCATAAAACCCG GAAACAAAAGTACTTCCACAACGGGAACCTGGTGTGGGATGAGAACACATCAGATGGGAGATACGTCCAACAGAACTGCAAGCCCCTGCGG ACATACATGCTGCATGACTCACTGGAACACGCACAGCTCTTTGACTTGATGAGGAGGATGCTAGAATTTGATCCTTCCCAGAGGATCACGTTCTCCGAAGCTCTCCTGCATCCCTTTTTTGCTGGCCTCTCTGCAGAGGAAAGGATGCTGTGTGGTCGAAGCGCAAGCCGGGATCTGAGCAGATGA